The segment ACTGAGACTTGCCTGTACTGACACATATGTCATTGGCCTGTTAGTGGTGGCCAACGGAGGGATGATGTGCACAATTGTGTTTGTGCTCTTGCTCATCTCTTATGGTGTCATCTTGCACTCTCTAAAGAACCTTAGTCTGGAAGGGAGGCGGAAAGCCCTCCAGACCTGTGGTTCCCACATCACTGTGGTGGTCTTCTTCTTTGTGCCATGTATTTTCATGTACGTGAGACCTGCTAAGACCTTCCCCGTTGACAAATCATTGAGTGTTTTATACAGTCATAACCCCCATGCTGAACCCCCTGATCTACACTCTGAGAAATTC is part of the Felis catus isolate Fca126 chromosome D1, F.catus_Fca126_mat1.0, whole genome shotgun sequence genome and harbors:
- the LOC101089142 gene encoding olfactory receptor 4A47-like, with product MTQLFTEHLFGGSEVILLLVMAYDRYVAICKPLRYLVVMRQEVCVVLLVGSWVGGFLHSAIQVSTIYSLPFCGPNVIDHFICEMYPLLRLACTDTYVIGLLVVANGGMMCTIVFVLLLISYGVILHSLKNLSLEGRRKALQTCGSHITVVVFFFVPCIFMYVRPAKTFPVDKSLSVLYSHNPHAEPPDLHSEKF